The genomic region GACCTAAGGGCTTGAGTCGATTGTTCACTTGAGAGAGGTGAGGCTAAGCACTGCAGGGAACCATGCCAGACACCCCGGTAGGTTCCTGAGGAGCACGCCTGACTGCATACAGGATGACGCGCATAAGGATGTTACTATCCTTTCCTGTCCTCCGTCCGCAAACGCGTCTGGGAGGTTGGGGACATGTGTGACCTGAAAAAATGGCCACGCATTGACCTCTTAACAACGCCCATCTCGAGGGGGGTCAGGCCTctacttccccctctctctctctcactctgcttcTACTTAATAAAGAAGGGGAGATGTTCGGCCAGCccgggtcattcaaggctaaaagagtctactggctatggaaagatactgatgccgttccaaagctaacttcctcctttcagcctctgcataacttcctcctttcagccctctgcataacttcctcccttcaccccctgcagatgttatttagcaggttagctcgggactttccgagagatagttagctaagataagatagaaattgctccgagaaaaaccacaggatgttcccctgatggtattatctggagacattctcgtgcccccccccccccactgcttagttcctgcctccccccatataagcttctgttttttattcaataaacggatcttgataggaacgctacttggtctcgcctctttctttcccgtctcaTCCCTCAGGTgtggctcccctcgcgaccccgtaatactggtcctgctggacgggacactGTGGTATTGtagccactgggaaaaactgCCCCAATGCTTTGCCTGCTGCTTAGGCCCAGCCTGTACTATGGACAAAACTAGACATCGGCAGAGTTATTGTCTCATATTGCTGAAAACAGAGTGAGGTCAGTCTCTCATGTTTTTCCACAGGAACAGGCTCTCatcttctgtgtttctgtgcctgatggccagaaTGTCTCTGCCCATGATGCCATGTTACCACAGGAAGCAACTGGGACAACTGTTTAGGTACCAGAATataactagtcatctctgtcattttagtTGTTTACATAAATTTGTCTGGGtaacaatttatccttctcaggtttTGGccacattgatggctaagctaatggtagcttgacAGAGAACAATTAGATCCACTGTTAGCTCATTAGTCAATTCATTaactagttaaaactactaggtaccaggtctcttctcttatttaaaaagacaaacaggtcTGAGATGCAATGGTGCGTGCAGCAGAGCTCTGTTCACTCTGCTCCTGTCCTGACTCACCGCTGTTCCTGCTGAGGAACAAGTTGGTCAGGAAGCTGAGCCTCAGCCATGGCTTTTAAAGAAAGACGCCCATGCAACTCGACGTGGCCGTCCATGCTCACCAGCAGCAACGTGAAGTCGCTGGAGAAGGTGTGTGCCAACTTGATCAGAGGCACAAAGGAGAAGAATCTGAAAGTGAAAGGACCGGTGCGCATGCCTACCAAGACACTGAGAAGCTCTACAAGAAAAACGCCTTGTGGTGAAGGTTCCAAGACTTGGGATTGTTTCCGGATGAGAATCCACAAGCAACTCATTGACTTACACAGTCCTCCTGAGATTGTTAAGTAGATTACTTCCATCAGTATTGAGCCAGGAGTGGAGGTTGAAGTCACCATTGCAGACGCCTAAgccaattattttaataaattgacttaaccagtttaaaaaaaaaacaaacaaacaggcaagacAGACAtgatggtgaacacctttaatcccagcacttgggaggcagagacaggctatgagtttgagaccagcctgatctacaaagcgagtctaggtcagccaaggctacacagagagaccctgtcttggggggaaacaaaagacaaacaggcttgcCTTGTTCCCAGGCTTCATGTTAAATGGTAAACAGATTTCAGCACAGCTTTTACTATTCCCTCATTTAGATGACTGCTCCCAGTAATCAACTGGCTGTGTCTCTTGATAAAtaactagattttaaaaaaggtatAAAGTTTGTTTAAGGTCTGAGATATGAAAGTTTAAgttataaaaagtatttaaaggttgataaataaaaattataaggttaaaaaatattaaaataagttttaaggTACATAAATACAAGTGTAAACCTATAAAAAAGTGATTTAAATGAGATCAATAGAGTTGacctgctggaagctgatgtaaaccagcCCCACAGATATGAGGGCTCCCTGCCTCTCCAACTGTGTTGGCTAAACAGATGCTTCTAATAAGTGCCAcattacctagcctttgactagcaTTTTAGCCTTTCTAGGCCCTGATAACAGCACCCctaatgtcagcaggaagaagttacAGAAGATAAGACTTCACCCGttgtcccactttataggctgaaatgctaaacTAAGgcaagggcaactctctggcatAAGGAACAAATGGCTACAAGAGAATAGGACCTTAGTTCTGTTTCTCCCAGTCAGGCCTTGTACCGCCCAACCCCCTTACATCAAGCAAAGATTAGGCGCCATCCACTAATGGTCATGAGGGCGCAGCACTTAATGGTCATGAGGGCGCAGCACTTGGCCCTACAACAgacagaatgaaataaataagtctcAAAAAAGCCATGGTTGAGCCTTCAATATACTTGTCAGCGGGGAGAATGGGAGagcaaaaagaattaaaaaacatatcTCAGGATCACGGAGACAAGGTTTTATTAAATAGGATTAAAGAAGTGGGCACAGCTGCAGGGAGGACTGACCTTGACACATTACTTTCTGCCCACTGGATATATATGGTCGCAAGGAAACCAGATCAAAGGACCCCTAGCTCGTGACTTCACGTAGTCCTGCTGTGCTTTTGCTCCTCTCCCCCAGCAACAGCCCTAGCAACAGCCAATGGGCGTGGGACAGGACATTCCAACTGAAACCCAAGACCAGATACTCtcacaccccccatcccccacccccaccccgacaccaaacagaataaagaaggaaggccagagccggttttttttttttttttttggtgctttcTTGTAACCTATCATTTTAGAacacacacccccgcccccctTATGTATCTTAAACAATAGGTGTTTGCCAAGCAGGGACCCCTGTTTTAGGGGCACTGAGGGGAAAGGAACCTATAATGTACCTTGACCATAGCGTGGGGTCGCCTCCAGATACCACTGCATTGGTGATGGTCGTGGCCCAGTTCAAGCTGTAAATAAAGATCCTCGTGTCTTTGGTTTTGACTCCTGGTGATTTGGGAGTACTTGAGAGATGGGCACACAAGgtctattctgtttttttgggggggggttgatcTGGTGCTATGTATTGTGATGCTAACTACTGGCCCCCAAGATTCAGTTCCTGCCCAGACAAACACATTTTCAGGTTTACCTgcctt from Acomys russatus unplaced genomic scaffold, mAcoRus1.1, whole genome shotgun sequence harbors:
- the LOC127186232 gene encoding 40S ribosomal protein S20-like yields the protein MLTSSNVKSLEKVCANLIRGTKEKNLKVKGPVRMPTKTLRSSTRKTPCGEGSKTWDCFRMRIHKQLIDLHSPPEIVK